GATTTTTCCGAAATATCTAGCAGTGTATGATTGCCATCAGACAAATTTAAAATCCACAACATAGCCATTTCATTTTTTTTGGTATCAGTCTGCCCGCCGAGGGCACTATATAGTCCTCTTTTACCCAACTGCGGCTCACATTTAGGGTTTTGATTTAAGTATTTTTTATTGTTTTCTATAATTTGTAAAACTGACAAAAGTTTTGATAATGAATCGGCAAGATATTGAGGTTTTACAAGCTCCAAATTGTCTGCAGATGTATGATATTGGGGATAAGTACCATGAGGCGATCGCATAAAACAGCCCATAGGAAGATTAAATCCTGGAGAGCAAAATTGCCGTTCATCATAACCGTAGGGAGAAAAGTCCATAATTTCATAATCTTGACTGGAGTGTTTCAACACATGAATAACGGCTTTATCAATATCGGCATTACCTCGACGGCTTTTTTTGTAGTGAGACTTACCCGGATCGCCCACACAAGTTACAACCAAACCATGTTTAATTTTGTCAACATTTGCTTCATTTAAAGCAAGCCAGGTAATGGAACCAATGGTTCCAGGAATAAAGAGAAAACGATAGGAGTAAGAAGGCGAAAGTTGGGTGAGATGTTTGGCTAAGAACGTTGCTAGTGCTATACCGGAAAGATTGTCATTACAAAGAGATGGGTGGCAGGTGTGACATGAAATCAGAACCTCATCTGCTTTTTCGCCTCTAATGTAACACTCTCCGTAAGTTAAATGACCATTTTCTAAAGAAGAATCGATGTAAACTTCATACTCTTCTTCTTTTAATTCTAATAATTGGTTATGGGTGATACAAAATCCCCAGTTCTCTGTGTAGTAGGAAGTTCTATAAGGAATCCAATTAGGGCGATCGGGTAATGTAAAAAGATGTGCCTTTAAATCCTCTAAAGGCATTTTTTCATGAATATTTACGCTGTAATTAACTACATGAAGGTTTGATTGATTAAAATCTATAATTTTTTCGCCTTGGGAATTTTTAATATAAGCATCTTTTATATTCCACTCTTTAGGAACAGTCCAGTCAAAGACTTGAGTACCTGTGGGTACATTATGCATAACTAAGGGAATATATTTGTGAATAATATCCATTGTTTTTCGTAAGCCCTCGCCAGTAATGCTACGACAAATAGGATACAACTCAGAGATTAACTGGTACATTTGATGGCTAATATCATTCACGCTAATACTGTTGTTTATATCAATACTTGTATGCATATTATTTGTTTGACGATTCTATAAAATATATATGTATATATTTTACAATATTATTATGTTTACACTCACCAGTATTTTTATACACACATATTGCAGCCGCTTTTTTATGTAAAAGTAATATTTCTCCTAAATAGAACAAAACAGGTAAAAATTCATGTAGAGAGGTAGCATACTACGTCTCTCCTATTGATAGGCTACCTCTCTACACGCGTAGAACGATTGTAAATTACACCCTTGAATATCAACTTACAGCATAAGCTGGGAAAACTTTTGCCTGCTTGGGTTTAAAAAACACTTGCTGTCCTTCCTTTATCTTAAGCTGATTAAACTGCTCGCGAGTTAAGTAAGCAATGACCGGTTCTCCAGACTGAAGAACTAACTCTACCCGAATTTCCCAACCTAAGTTAATAATCCGGTACACCTTAGCCGACACAGAATTTTCTTCAGTAGCGCTAGTTTTAATCGCGACATCATGAGGACGTAAGAAAACTTGATGGCTTGATGGAGTGACAAAATCTTTATTTGCCACAATACCAGCGTTACTGGGAAGAATATTGACCGGACCAATAAAGCTCATGACAAAAGGTGTGGCTGGGTGGTCGTAAATCTCAGCAGGTGTACCCATTTGCTCTACACGACCTTTATTCATCACTACAATTTGATCGGAAACTTCCATCGCTTCCTCTTGGTCGTGGGTCACAAATACGGTTGTCACATGCACCTCTTCATGCAGTTGTCTCAACCACATTCTCAATTCCTTGCGGACTTTCGCATCTAACGCCCCAAAAGGTTCATCTAAAAGCAATATTCTTGGCTGCACTGCCAATGCTCTTGCTAATGCTACTCTCTGACGCTGACCTCCAGAAAGTTGTGAGGGATAGCGTTCCCCAAAACCCCCCAACTGAACTAATTCCAAAAGTTCTGCAACTCTATCCTGAATCCTATTTTTAGGGAACTTGCGGATTTCTAGTGCAAAGGCGACGTTCTGACGCACCGTCATGTGCTTAAATAGGGCATAATGTTGAAATACAAACCCTATCTGACGTTCTTGTACTGATTTGTAAGTGGCATCCTCTCCAACCAACCAAACATGACCGGAATCAGGTACTTCCAATCCGGCTATCATTCGCAGTAAAGTCGATTTCCCAGATCCTGACGGACCTAAAAGAGCTACTAAAGACCCTGTTTTGACCTCCAAACTTACATCGTCAACAGCATAAAAAGAGCCGTACTGCTTAGTTACATTTTCAACTGCAATTCCCATAGCGATCTCCTTCAAAAAATTGATATATTTAGAAACTACGGTTTTTTTATCGGAAAGAAGTAATTTAAACAACAATGTCTATTTCATCACATTTTCCCAATTCATCTAGTCAAACCACTAGAAAAAGCTTTAAGACCCGCTCATCGCTACCTCTGAAAGAAAATAGTTTGTGGAAAATTGAAACAGGAGTGGTGAGAGTTATCACTTGGCATGAAGACGGTACACTTGTCACCTTAGGAATTTGGGGACCGGGAGATATTGTCAGCCAAGCTTTTTCTGGAGTCGATCCCTATCAAATTGAGTGTTTGACTAAAGTTGAAGCAGTAGCACTACCCTTAGATGGGTGGTTCCCACTGACACAGGTATTGCTTGCTCACATTCAACAAGCAGAAGAACTGATGATAATTCGCAGTCATAAAACAGTAGAGATTATGGTTGTTAAGCTGCTGACTTGGTTAGCTAAAAAATTTGGTCGTGAAGTAGCATCGGGAAATCTCATTGATCTACGCCTCACTCACCAAGACATTGCGGATATGCTCAATTCAACTCGCGTAACGATTACTCGTATCCTTACTCAGTTGGAAGAACAGGGTTTGATTCATCGTCTTCCCCTACATAGGATTGTCTTGAAAGAAGAAGAACTTTGGCATTATGAAATCTAAGCATTCATTTCTCGATCGCTTTGTGTTGATTTTTTATGCCCTAACAACTGTTTGCGGTTAAGCGATGACTGACCTAGCAGTACCAACCATCTCCATCCGTATGAGGCT
This genomic interval from Scytonema hofmannii PCC 7110 contains the following:
- a CDS encoding DUF4910 domain-containing protein, which translates into the protein MHTSIDINNSISVNDISHQMYQLISELYPICRSITGEGLRKTMDIIHKYIPLVMHNVPTGTQVFDWTVPKEWNIKDAYIKNSQGEKIIDFNQSNLHVVNYSVNIHEKMPLEDLKAHLFTLPDRPNWIPYRTSYYTENWGFCITHNQLLELKEEEYEVYIDSSLENGHLTYGECYIRGEKADEVLISCHTCHPSLCNDNLSGIALATFLAKHLTQLSPSYSYRFLFIPGTIGSITWLALNEANVDKIKHGLVVTCVGDPGKSHYKKSRRGNADIDKAVIHVLKHSSQDYEIMDFSPYGYDERQFCSPGFNLPMGCFMRSPHGTYPQYHTSADNLELVKPQYLADSLSKLLSVLQIIENNKKYLNQNPKCEPQLGKRGLYSALGGQTDTKKNEMAMLWILNLSDGNHTLLDISEKSGLEFDFINKTADTLLQFNLLKEGSE
- a CDS encoding Crp/Fnr family transcriptional regulator; translation: MSISSHFPNSSSQTTRKSFKTRSSLPLKENSLWKIETGVVRVITWHEDGTLVTLGIWGPGDIVSQAFSGVDPYQIECLTKVEAVALPLDGWFPLTQVLLAHIQQAEELMIIRSHKTVEIMVVKLLTWLAKKFGREVASGNLIDLRLTHQDIADMLNSTRVTITRILTQLEEQGLIHRLPLHRIVLKEEELWHYEI
- a CDS encoding sulfate/molybdate ABC transporter ATP-binding protein; protein product: MGIAVENVTKQYGSFYAVDDVSLEVKTGSLVALLGPSGSGKSTLLRMIAGLEVPDSGHVWLVGEDATYKSVQERQIGFVFQHYALFKHMTVRQNVAFALEIRKFPKNRIQDRVAELLELVQLGGFGERYPSQLSGGQRQRVALARALAVQPRILLLDEPFGALDAKVRKELRMWLRQLHEEVHVTTVFVTHDQEEAMEVSDQIVVMNKGRVEQMGTPAEIYDHPATPFVMSFIGPVNILPSNAGIVANKDFVTPSSHQVFLRPHDVAIKTSATEENSVSAKVYRIINLGWEIRVELVLQSGEPVIAYLTREQFNQLKIKEGQQVFFKPKQAKVFPAYAVS